A single window of Candidatus Omnitrophota bacterium DNA harbors:
- the truA gene encoding tRNA pseudouridine(38-40) synthase TruA has translation MERNILLELEYLGTEYFGFQIQEKRSKNEMTIQGALEQALKKLFKEKIRVAASGRTDRGVHARAQVVNFKTNSRIPLTNIKIALNSFLPSDIRVIRAKKVPLDFHARFSAKHKRYRYIIRNAKEFSVFWNNFAWQIAEPLNLVKIEKITKKLIGKRDFGLFAKEAKKYRDCLRIVNSITIKKRGSLIYIDIEANGFLRNMVRNIVSFLVKVARDKISLKQASLILEQKAPYMNKPAPATGLYLYKVSY, from the coding sequence ATGGAGAGAAATATATTGTTAGAATTAGAGTATTTGGGTACTGAGTATTTCGGTTTTCAAATACAGGAGAAAAGATCTAAGAATGAAATGACTATTCAAGGCGCATTAGAACAAGCCTTAAAGAAACTTTTTAAAGAAAAAATAAGGGTTGCTGCTTCTGGGAGAACTGATCGGGGTGTCCACGCTAGGGCACAGGTAGTTAATTTTAAGACTAACAGTAGAATACCGTTAACGAACATTAAGATCGCGCTTAATTCATTTTTGCCTTCCGATATAAGGGTAATAAGAGCAAAAAAAGTGCCGCTTGATTTTCATGCCCGGTTTTCGGCTAAACATAAGCGCTATCGTTATATTATTCGCAACGCAAAGGAGTTTTCAGTATTTTGGAATAATTTTGCCTGGCAAATTGCTGAGCCGCTTAATTTAGTGAAGATTGAGAAAATTACTAAAAAATTGATTGGAAAAAGAGATTTTGGTTTATTTGCTAAAGAGGCAAAAAAATATAGGGATTGCCTAAGAATTGTAAACAGTATTACAATAAAAAAGCGAGGCAGTCTAATCTATATTGATATAGAAGCTAATGGTTTTTTAAGAAATATGGTTAGAAATATTGTCTCTTTTTTAGTCAAGGTTGCCAGGGATAAGATTAGCCTTAAGCAAGCCAGCCTTATTTTAGAGCAAAAAGCCCCTTACATGAACAAGCCAGCCCCGGCTACCGGCCTCTATTTGTATAAAGTATCTTATTGA
- a CDS encoding MBL fold metallo-hydrolase, producing MDELKLKTFVSGPLSSNCYLILSQDRKKGCLIDSPWDSREVVDFIKNQKVELAFILLTHGHFDHIHGLNDFECPFYIHPADKPLLGDPQLNGSFLFGEGVITSRKVNFYNQEQPLNFSGQKIEVIHTPGHTPGSTCIKIVDWLFSGDTLFFDSVGRTDIPLASPEALISSLQEKVMVLPDATIVYPGHGSSTTIGRENKENPFL from the coding sequence ATGGATGAGTTGAAGCTAAAGACTTTTGTCAGCGGACCTCTGTCTAGCAATTGCTATTTGATTCTTAGTCAAGACAGGAAAAAAGGTTGTCTTATTGATAGTCCCTGGGATTCGCGAGAAGTTGTTGATTTTATTAAAAATCAAAAGGTAGAGCTTGCCTTTATTCTCCTTACTCATGGCCATTTTGACCATATTCACGGGTTAAATGATTTCGAATGTCCTTTTTATATCCATCCTGCCGATAAGCCTTTGCTCGGCGATCCCCAGTTGAATGGTTCCTTTCTTTTTGGCGAAGGAGTCATTACTTCAAGGAAGGTTAATTTTTATAATCAAGAGCAACCCTTAAACTTTAGCGGACAAAAAATTGAAGTAATTCATACCCCCGGACATACTCCCGGTTCAACATGCATAAAAATAGTTGATTGGCTTTTTAGCGGTGATACCCTATTTTTCGACTCTGTTGGTAGAACTGACATACCTTTAGCTTCGCCTGAGGCTTTGATCAGTTCACTGCAGGAGAAGGTGATGGTTTTGCCTGATGCGACAATAGTTTACCCCGGTCATGGTTCTTCAACTACCATCGGAAGAGAAAATAAAGAGAACCCTTTCTTGTAA
- the xerD gene encoding site-specific tyrosine recombinase XerD — MELYLEAFMDYLKVEKGLSVNSIYAYGHDLKKYIAALKKLGIEDPKKISRKDITDYLFNLRKDVSVRSISRFLSTVKGFHRFLLREKIVSADPTDLIELPKIEKKIPSYLSIEEVNKVLKAPNLKKTQGIRDRAILELMYATGLRVSELTKLKSSDVNLDVGFLRCKGKGSKERIVPMGKISDHFINSYITQARAKLLGKKVSIYLFLAQGGRPLSRQSVWKMIKKQVRKSGIRKKVSPHTLRHSFATHLLERGADLRSVQEMLGHASITTTQIYTHVNETRLKKIHRQFHPRAK; from the coding sequence ATGGAACTTTACTTAGAAGCCTTTATGGATTATCTCAAAGTTGAGAAGGGTTTATCGGTTAACTCTATTTATGCCTATGGACATGATTTAAAAAAGTATATAGCTGCTTTGAAGAAATTGGGCATAGAGGACCCTAAAAAGATAAGTCGTAAAGATATCACCGATTACTTATTTAATTTACGTAAAGATGTTTCAGTAAGAAGTATTTCGCGATTTCTTTCAACCGTTAAGGGGTTTCATCGATTTTTACTTCGTGAAAAGATAGTATCGGCTGACCCGACTGACTTGATCGAGCTTCCTAAGATAGAGAAAAAAATCCCTTCTTACCTATCGATTGAAGAAGTAAATAAGGTTTTGAAGGCACCTAATCTCAAGAAAACGCAAGGCATAAGAGATAGGGCAATCCTCGAGTTAATGTATGCAACTGGTTTGCGAGTTTCTGAACTGACTAAACTTAAAAGTTCCGATGTCAATTTAGATGTCGGGTTTCTTAGGTGCAAGGGTAAGGGGTCAAAAGAACGAATTGTCCCGATGGGCAAGATTTCTGATCATTTTATAAATAGCTATATTACTCAAGCTCGGGCGAAGCTTTTAGGTAAAAAGGTAAGTATCTATCTTTTTTTAGCTCAAGGCGGTCGCCCCCTAAGCCGTCAGAGTGTTTGGAAGATGATTAAGAAACAAGTGCGAAAGTCCGGAATACGAAAAAAGGTAAGCCCACATACTTTGCGTCATAGCTTTGCAACCCATCTGCTTGAGCGGGGGGCAGATTTACGCAGCGTTCAGGAAATGTTAGGCCATGCCAGTATTACTACGACTCAGATTTATACTCATGTGAATGAGACTAGGCTTAAAAAGATTCACCGGCAGTTTCATCCTCGGGCAAAATAG
- the rbfA gene encoding 30S ribosome-binding factor RbfA, protein MSLRMEKVDQELRKRITEIIQQEIDDPDMEFLSITRVKTTSDLQESRVYYSLLDDAQYEKAQEVLDKMKGFIRGLLGKRVHLKITPQLSFIPDESIKLSVDVYKKLKDLKESEGNNE, encoded by the coding sequence ATGTCGCTTCGAATGGAGAAGGTTGACCAAGAGTTACGCAAGAGAATCACCGAGATAATTCAGCAGGAGATCGATGATCCGGATATGGAATTTTTATCAATTACTCGGGTTAAGACTACGTCTGATTTGCAGGAAAGCAGAGTTTATTATAGTTTGCTTGATGATGCCCAATACGAGAAGGCCCAAGAGGTGCTCGATAAGATGAAGGGTTTTATCCGCGGCTTGCTTGGCAAGCGAGTGCATCTTAAGATTACCCCCCAATTAAGTTTTATACCTGATGAATCAATCAAACTTAGCGTTGACGTCTATAAGAAACTTAAAGATTTAAAGGAGTCCGAAGGCAATAATGAGTGA
- a CDS encoding bifunctional oligoribonuclease/PAP phosphatase NrnA encodes MSENPLKTIVDRIKKGKKFLITAHMNLEGDALGSELATYILLKKLKKQVVIYNNDPTPEVYKFLPFHRVIRNSIKNEDFDVALALDCSDSSRAGKVKDSLVKANCIINIDHHVSNTYFGDINWVEPHLGSCTQMLYRLCDKFKVMDKNIALCLYTGIFTDTGNFTYASTDSETHWIASRLMKYNLHPHMIYDIIHSLCVPSDLNFIGKIISSLKFDPTKKICWANVTSWKNKTYDLSEVIFSTMRLLKGTEVFLLFKKVDRNRTRVNFRSRSSVDVNKIAKFFGGGGHKRASGTTIDCSLEVAEKKVISFIKKHASASLRKSR; translated from the coding sequence ATGAGTGAAAATCCGCTTAAAACAATAGTCGATAGAATCAAAAAAGGTAAAAAGTTTTTGATTACCGCTCATATGAATTTAGAGGGTGATGCCCTTGGTTCAGAACTAGCTACCTATATTTTGCTTAAAAAATTAAAAAAACAGGTAGTAATATATAATAATGATCCTACTCCGGAAGTATATAAGTTTTTACCTTTTCATCGGGTGATAAGAAATAGTATAAAAAATGAAGATTTCGACGTAGCGTTAGCCTTAGATTGTTCAGATTCGTCGCGTGCCGGAAAAGTTAAGGACAGCCTGGTTAAAGCTAATTGTATTATTAATATTGATCACCATGTAAGCAATACCTATTTTGGTGATATTAACTGGGTTGAGCCTCACTTGGGGTCTTGCACCCAGATGCTCTATCGACTTTGCGATAAGTTTAAGGTTATGGATAAGAATATTGCTCTTTGTTTATATACTGGTATTTTTACCGATACCGGAAACTTTACTTATGCTAGTACTGATAGCGAAACTCATTGGATAGCTTCAAGGCTTATGAAATATAATCTACATCCGCATATGATCTATGATATTATACATAGCCTTTGTGTGCCTTCGGACTTAAATTTCATCGGTAAAATTATTTCATCTTTAAAGTTTGATCCAACTAAAAAAATATGTTGGGCAAATGTCACTAGCTGGAAAAATAAAACTTATGATCTCAGCGAGGTAATTTTTTCAACCATGCGACTTTTAAAAGGAACTGAGGTCTTTCTTCTTTTTAAGAAAGTTGATAGAAATAGAACCAGAGTTAATTTCCGTTCACGTTCAAGCGTAGATGTTAATAAAATCGCTAAATTCTTCGGTGGTGGCGGCCACAAAAGAGCCAGCGGAACCACTATAGACTGTTCTTTAGAGGTTGCAGAAAAAAAGGTAATTTCTTTTATCAAAAAGCACGCTAGTGCGTCTTTGCGTAAATCCCGCTAG
- the truB gene encoding tRNA pseudouridine(55) synthase TruB: protein MINSNTKEGIILVNKPKGITSHDVVDIVRRQLKTRKVGHAGTLDPLAEGLLIILVGRFTKSFTKFVNFDKEYFGILKLGETTTTGDSEGEVIKEASFKEISQDKINQAFKKFTGNIQQIPPMVSALRIKGKRLYSLARQGIVVERASRAIVIHSLEITKIDLPFIEFITRCSKGTYIRKLAEDIGEELFCGAHMVKIVRLSIGPFKLDDAIEPAKINESHLQKITF, encoded by the coding sequence ATGATTAATTCCAACACAAAAGAAGGAATCATTTTAGTTAATAAACCAAAGGGCATTACTTCACATGATGTTGTTGATATCGTGCGTCGGCAGCTCAAAACCAGAAAGGTTGGTCATGCTGGAACCCTAGATCCTTTGGCCGAAGGGTTATTGATCATTTTAGTCGGCCGATTTACTAAGTCATTTACTAAGTTTGTTAATTTCGATAAGGAATATTTTGGTATCCTAAAATTAGGAGAAACTACTACTACTGGAGATTCAGAAGGTGAGGTGATTAAGGAGGCGAGTTTTAAAGAAATTAGTCAGGATAAAATCAATCAGGCTTTTAAGAAGTTTACTGGCAACATTCAGCAGATACCTCCGATGGTAAGCGCTTTGAGGATTAAAGGCAAGCGACTCTATAGTTTAGCTCGGCAAGGAATTGTAGTTGAGCGAGCCTCTCGCGCGATAGTTATACATTCTTTAGAGATAACTAAGATTGATCTCCCTTTTATTGAGTTTATCACCCGTTGTTCCAAGGGTACTTATATCAGGAAGCTTGCTGAAGATATTGGTGAGGAGCTTTTTTGCGGGGCGCATATGGTAAAAATAGTACGCTTAAGCATTGGGCCGTTTAAATTAGATGATGCGATAGAGCCAGCCAAGATTAATGAAAGTCATTTACAAAAAATTACCTTCTAG
- a CDS encoding bifunctional riboflavin kinase/FAD synthetase has product MKVIYKKLPSRRVNCVATIGTFDGIHKGHKFILDKVIKSAQRRKVSSLAITFDLAPQQFLRRKHLHNTWRSTKAFSGILSDLEQKIGFVQPLGIDFLWFLKTRQRLLELSPEAFLGYIFSYFSIKELIVGEDFRFGYAGGGDVSYLKKVASEFGFKLTVIAKTKFKQELISSSLIRHHIRSAELKKVKQLLGRDFSLKGKVVKGRGIGRQLKFPTANISAGDYVVPPRGVYAAYVILNKQKYLAAVNIGRSPTLTSLKKCIIEAYFINFSKNILGKTIEIVFLKRLRDERKFSNSPSLQSAIAKDVRQITSKYSIPS; this is encoded by the coding sequence ATGAAAGTCATTTACAAAAAATTACCTTCTAGGCGAGTTAATTGTGTAGCTACAATTGGCACTTTTGACGGAATCCATAAGGGGCATAAATTCATCCTGGATAAAGTAATAAAATCAGCCCAAAGAAGAAAGGTTAGCTCTTTGGCTATTACCTTTGATCTTGCTCCTCAACAATTTTTGCGGCGTAAACACCTGCATAATACTTGGCGGTCAACTAAAGCATTCTCAGGAATACTTTCTGATTTAGAACAAAAAATAGGTTTCGTTCAGCCGCTAGGTATTGATTTTCTTTGGTTTTTAAAAACCCGACAACGACTGCTCGAACTTAGCCCGGAAGCCTTTCTTGGTTATATCTTTAGTTATTTTTCAATAAAGGAACTTATCGTTGGAGAGGATTTTCGTTTTGGCTATGCCGGTGGAGGCGATGTTTCATACTTAAAGAAAGTTGCTTCTGAATTTGGTTTTAAACTCACGGTTATAGCTAAGACAAAGTTTAAACAAGAATTGATAAGCAGTTCACTAATCCGTCACCATATAAGGTCAGCTGAACTTAAAAAAGTAAAACAACTTTTGGGTAGAGATTTTTCGTTGAAAGGGAAGGTGGTTAAAGGAAGGGGGATTGGTCGGCAGTTAAAGTTTCCGACTGCTAATATTTCAGCTGGAGATTATGTTGTGCCTCCTCGAGGGGTGTATGCGGCTTATGTAATTTTGAATAAGCAGAAGTATCTGGCGGCAGTAAATATTGGTCGGAGTCCGACATTAACTTCGTTGAAAAAATGCATCATTGAAGCTTATTTTATTAATTTTAGTAAAAATATTTTAGGAAAGACTATAGAAATAGTATTTTTAAAAAGGCTAAGAGATGAGCGTAAGTTTTCAAATTCTCCCAGTTTACAGTCGGCGATTGCTAAAGATGTCCGACAGATAACCTCAAAATATAGTATTCCTTCCTAA
- the mraZ gene encoding division/cell wall cluster transcriptional repressor MraZ, with protein MWYGEHNHTLDNKDRFILPAKFREKIKTLKKKKFYITRGLDGCLSLYAETAWKQLEEKLSTLSFTKKQSRSFNRLLFSGASEIEVDAQGRVTVPEYLKSFAQINREIVIIGVVNRIEVWDRKIWSSFYNHNKKRFEEMAENLFEE; from the coding sequence ATGTGGTACGGCGAACACAATCATACCCTCGACAATAAAGATAGGTTTATCCTTCCGGCAAAATTCCGTGAAAAAATAAAAACTCTCAAGAAAAAAAAGTTTTATATAACCCGTGGTTTGGACGGTTGTCTTTCCTTGTACGCTGAAACTGCTTGGAAACAGTTGGAGGAGAAGCTTTCAACACTTTCTTTTACCAAGAAGCAGTCTCGGTCTTTTAATCGATTACTTTTCAGCGGTGCCAGCGAAATAGAAGTGGACGCACAAGGAAGGGTAACCGTCCCCGAATATCTTAAAAGTTTTGCCCAAATCAACCGAGAGATAGTCATAATCGGTGTGGTTAATCGCATCGAAGTTTGGGATCGGAAAATTTGGAGCAGCTTTTATAATCATAATAAAAAGCGTTTTGAAGAAATGGCCGAGAATCTTTTTGAAGAATAA
- the rsmH gene encoding 16S rRNA (cytosine(1402)-N(4))-methyltransferase RsmH produces the protein MEPYHYPVMYREVLNFLEPQRRKVIVDCTLGLGAHAAKMLESMSQDSLLIGIDRDQDSLEVAKKNLKSFNGRFTVARGDFANLDQVLAKVKINRVDAFLFDLGISTYQLNSPQRGFSFLKEGPLDMRMDQDAFVSAYDLVNNLSEGELASIFKKFGEERHARRIAIRLVEARRKEPLTTTTQLTRIIVSALSVKSQHGRIHPATRIFQSLRIAVNRELESLKDGLGRAVELLNKGGRIGVISFHSLEDRIVKHVFKNYASEGILKVITKKPLIPTDLEREENLASRSAKLRIAERN, from the coding sequence GTGGAACCATATCATTATCCGGTTATGTATCGAGAGGTGCTTAATTTCCTTGAGCCTCAGAGGCGAAAGGTGATAGTTGACTGCACCTTGGGCCTCGGGGCGCATGCTGCTAAAATGCTTGAATCTATGAGTCAAGATAGCCTTTTAATTGGAATTGACCGCGATCAGGATTCATTGGAAGTTGCTAAAAAGAACCTAAAAAGTTTCAATGGTCGATTTACCGTAGCTAGAGGCGATTTTGCTAATCTTGATCAAGTATTGGCTAAGGTGAAAATTAACCGAGTTGATGCTTTTTTATTTGATTTAGGGATTTCAACTTATCAGCTAAATAGCCCTCAAAGAGGTTTTAGTTTTTTAAAAGAAGGTCCATTAGATATGCGTATGGATCAGGATGCTTTTGTTTCAGCCTATGACCTTGTGAATAATTTAAGCGAAGGGGAGCTAGCTAGTATTTTTAAAAAGTTTGGTGAAGAACGTCACGCTCGTAGAATAGCTATTCGTTTAGTGGAGGCCCGAAGAAAAGAACCGTTAACCACAACTACCCAATTAACTCGTATTATTGTTAGTGCACTTTCGGTTAAATCTCAGCATGGTCGAATTCATCCAGCAACAAGAATTTTCCAATCTTTGCGTATAGCGGTCAACCGAGAGCTTGAATCGCTCAAGGATGGGTTAGGAAGGGCAGTTGAACTTCTCAATAAAGGTGGAAGAATTGGTGTCATTTCTTTTCATTCACTTGAAGATAGAATCGTTAAACATGTTTTTAAAAACTATGCTTCGGAGGGAATTTTAAAGGTGATTACTAAAAAACCTTTAATTCCTACGGATTTAGAAAGAGAAGAAAACCTAGCTTCTCGCTCAGCTAAATTACGAATAGCAGAACGAAATTAG
- a CDS encoding penicillin-binding protein 2, which translates to MARAITKKRAVTVYFLFVFFFSAIAAQIIHLQVVKGSFFRELAKNQHYRNIRLEGQRGVIFDRRKRVLATGLHCYSVFADPSLVDDPELTAKVLAKNLDVPKTMILSRLNKNKRFVWIKRKISLDQQKKIASLKLEGIRFIRERKRFYPHETVAGSVLGLTDIDNKGQEGLEIFYEKYLKGKDGQVRVLQDSSSRQLILSSQVITPQRGADIVLALDAQIQYWVEEALEKVVKDFRAKGASAIVMDAMTGEVISLANYPFFDPNERETESLEYINNRAVTDVFEPGSVFKVVALLAAVSEKTFSKDDIIFCEDGTFDIPGKPLHDWKPYGELAFEEVFMKSSNIGVAKIVAALGQETFFSYIERLGFGQLTGIDFFGESPGKLRSFSQWSRRSGYIIPIGQEISVNLIQLARAFAVIVNDGYLVKPHLAKSICSYNFCKDVNYRRKRVFSSSVAEEAKRILIKVVAEGTGKRAGIKQRVIGGKTGTAQKYDSKLGRYSPSDYRATFAGFIADLDRPIVIAVSVDEPRSSHFGGVVAAPVFREIAEKIIAYVESQGVTKSPRSDFSLN; encoded by the coding sequence GTGGCAAGAGCTATTACTAAGAAAAGAGCTGTTACTGTATATTTTCTTTTTGTCTTTTTCTTTTCTGCTATAGCAGCACAAATTATTCATCTGCAGGTAGTTAAAGGCAGCTTTTTCAGAGAGCTTGCTAAGAATCAGCATTATCGAAATATAAGATTGGAAGGCCAGCGTGGTGTAATTTTTGATCGACGCAAAAGAGTTTTAGCTACTGGTTTACATTGTTATTCTGTCTTTGCCGACCCATCGTTAGTAGATGATCCGGAACTAACCGCCAAAGTTCTCGCAAAGAATCTAGATGTACCTAAGACAATGATTTTGTCGCGGCTCAATAAAAATAAGCGATTTGTGTGGATTAAAAGAAAGATTTCTCTAGACCAGCAGAAAAAGATAGCGTCGTTAAAACTAGAGGGAATTAGGTTTATTAGAGAAAGAAAGCGGTTTTATCCTCATGAGACCGTTGCTGGATCAGTATTAGGCCTTACTGATATCGATAATAAAGGCCAAGAGGGGCTGGAGATTTTTTACGAGAAGTATTTAAAGGGAAAAGACGGCCAAGTAAGAGTTTTGCAAGATTCTTCTTCACGTCAGCTTATTCTTTCTTCCCAAGTAATAACACCTCAAAGAGGTGCTGATATTGTCTTAGCTCTTGATGCTCAGATACAGTACTGGGTTGAGGAAGCTTTGGAAAAGGTAGTTAAGGATTTTAGGGCTAAAGGTGCAAGCGCTATAGTTATGGATGCAATGACCGGAGAAGTAATCAGTTTAGCTAATTATCCTTTTTTTGATCCTAACGAACGGGAGACTGAGTCTTTGGAATATATAAATAATCGGGCGGTGACTGATGTATTCGAGCCAGGTTCGGTATTTAAGGTAGTTGCTCTTTTAGCGGCGGTGAGTGAAAAGACTTTCTCTAAGGATGATATTATATTTTGCGAGGATGGAACTTTTGATATTCCCGGTAAACCACTTCATGATTGGAAACCTTACGGAGAACTTGCTTTTGAAGAAGTGTTTATGAAATCGAGCAATATTGGAGTTGCTAAGATTGTTGCTGCCTTGGGTCAGGAGACTTTTTTTAGTTATATCGAACGACTAGGATTTGGTCAACTAACCGGTATAGATTTTTTTGGGGAATCACCTGGAAAATTAAGAAGCTTCAGCCAATGGTCAAGAAGGTCAGGTTATATCATTCCGATTGGCCAAGAAATATCAGTAAATCTTATCCAGCTAGCTCGGGCATTTGCGGTTATCGTTAATGACGGCTATTTAGTTAAACCGCATTTAGCTAAAAGTATCTGTTCTTATAATTTTTGTAAGGATGTTAACTATCGTCGTAAAAGGGTGTTTAGTTCTTCAGTTGCCGAGGAGGCTAAGCGTATCCTGATTAAGGTTGTAGCCGAAGGCACTGGCAAGCGAGCCGGAATTAAACAACGAGTTATTGGCGGTAAAACCGGTACTGCCCAGAAGTATGATTCTAAACTAGGGCGATACTCACCGAGTGACTATCGGGCCACCTTTGCTGGTTTTATAGCTGATTTAGATCGGCCAATAGTTATTGCCGTTAGCGTTGATGAGCCGCGTAGTTCACATTTTGGCGGAGTAGTAGCTGCGCCGGTGTTTCGAGAAATCGCCGAGAAAATAATTGCTTACGTCGAGAGTCAGGGTGTGACTAAAAGCCCAAGGTCAGATTTTTCTTTAAATTGA
- a CDS encoding UDP-N-acetylmuramoyl-L-alanyl-D-glutamate--2,6-diaminopimelate ligase, producing MMKLKNIFSKLSKDQLGKISISGISDDSRLVNKGDLFFIIERRNFDIFSVLKEIEPKVSAFVARSSQSKKLKNIIKDTPIIYVDNIQKEFYRSVDLFYEFKHNDLKFIGVTGTNGKTTTCMLIYHLLKELKIPASLISTVKYCIGPKVYEAERTTPGFLTLRKFLKEAKDSGSHFLIIEVSSHAIEQERIKGIKFERCLFTNLGRDHLDYHKTPEKYFKSKKKLFLDNKRTPALINIDDSCGVKLFRSLPKSLTYGIKDISDFKISKVSLTKSGSHFDIEYDNKIYSIRTQLCGRHNVYNVAGAFGLIASLGISPRKIADKILSFTNVEGRLEVIGENIFIDYAHTPDALETVIMALRNIGYENIISVFGCGGDRDKGKRKLIGQVADKYSDFSFVTSDNPRSEDPELICSQITKGFQSKNYEVVIDRKQAIKKAIGLLVKERKSLNPKNKKSCLLVAGKGHENYQIVGSKKIPFKDSEVIRTIIKDGNNPS from the coding sequence ATGATGAAGCTAAAAAATATCTTTTCTAAACTCAGCAAGGATCAATTGGGGAAAATTTCTATTTCTGGAATAAGTGATGACTCCCGTTTGGTCAACAAAGGCGATCTTTTTTTTATTATCGAAAGAAGAAATTTTGATATTTTTTCAGTTTTAAAGGAGATTGAACCTAAAGTATCTGCTTTTGTAGCCAGAAGTTCACAAAGCAAGAAGCTAAAAAATATAATTAAGGATACGCCCATTATTTATGTAGATAATATTCAGAAAGAATTTTATCGGTCAGTAGATTTATTTTATGAATTTAAGCATAATGACCTTAAATTCATTGGTGTCACCGGGACTAATGGCAAGACTACTACTTGCATGCTTATTTATCACTTGCTTAAGGAATTAAAGATCCCAGCTTCCTTGATCAGCACGGTAAAATATTGCATTGGTCCAAAGGTTTATGAGGCTGAACGTACTACTCCAGGATTTCTTACTTTAAGAAAGTTTTTGAAAGAAGCCAAAGACTCAGGAAGCCATTTTTTGATCATTGAAGTTTCTTCCCATGCTATCGAACAAGAAAGAATTAAAGGGATTAAATTTGAGCGTTGTTTGTTTACTAACTTAGGCCGTGACCATCTTGATTATCATAAAACTCCCGAAAAGTATTTTAAGAGCAAGAAGAAGTTATTTTTAGATAACAAGCGGACACCGGCATTAATTAATATTGATGATTCTTGCGGGGTAAAGCTATTTCGTTCTTTGCCTAAAAGCTTAACTTATGGAATTAAAGATATTAGTGATTTTAAAATTTCTAAGGTAAGCTTAACTAAAAGCGGTAGTCACTTTGATATTGAATATGACAATAAAATTTATTCAATCAGGACCCAGCTTTGTGGAAGACATAATGTTTATAATGTTGCCGGAGCTTTTGGTCTTATAGCTTCTTTAGGAATTTCACCCCGAAAGATTGCAGATAAAATTTTATCATTTACCAATGTTGAGGGGAGGTTAGAGGTAATTGGTGAGAATATTTTTATTGATTATGCGCATACTCCTGATGCTTTAGAGACAGTTATAATGGCTTTGCGTAACATTGGCTATGAAAATATCATTTCGGTTTTTGGTTGCGGTGGAGATCGAGATAAAGGTAAACGAAAGCTGATCGGGCAGGTGGCTGATAAATATAGCGATTTTAGTTTTGTTACCTCTGATAATCCGCGAAGCGAGGATCCCGAGCTTATTTGCAGCCAAATAACAAAGGGTTTTCAGAGTAAAAACTATGAAGTTGTAATTGACCGAAAGCAAGCGATTAAAAAAGCTATTGGTTTATTAGTTAAGGAAAGAAAAAGTCTTAATCCAAAAAATAAGAAAAGCTGTCTTTTGGTAGCAGGCAAGGGGCATGAGAACTATCAAATTGTGGGTTCAAAAAAGATACCCTTTAAAGACAGCGAAGTCATAAGGACGATAATTAAAGATGGCAACAATCCTAGTTAG